A region from the Aegilops tauschii subsp. strangulata cultivar AL8/78 chromosome 5, Aet v6.0, whole genome shotgun sequence genome encodes:
- the LOC109751725 gene encoding probable high-affinity nitrate transporter-activating protein 2.2, with product MARSELVMALLVVVLAAVCCASAGAVAYLSKLPVTLDVTASPSPGQGATIISYVYALFLTRMKKYSNSKSNQNYAPLSQREHESRKTHENLDKDKTCQYKVTEQPYTGAGGKVEYRVALDIPTATYYVRAYALDASGTQVAYGQTLRTATFNIVSIRGINTSIKVASGVFSTFSAVSLVFFFFIL from the exons ATGGCACGGTCAGAGCTGGTCATGGCGTTGCTGGTGGTGGTCCTCGCCGCCGTCTGCTGCGCGTCGGCGGGCGCCGTGGCGTACCTCTCCAAGCTGCCTGTGACCCTCGACGTCACCGCATCCCCCAGTCCCGGCCAAGGTGCCACCATC ATCTCGTACGTATATGCATTGTTTTTGACCCGGATGAAAAAATATTCGAAttcaaaatcaaatcaaaatt ATGCGCCGTTGAGCCAGAGGGAGCACGAGTCGCGCAAGACCCACGAAAACCTCGACAAGGACAAGACCTGCCAGTACAAGGTCACCGAGCAGCCCTACACCGGCGCCGGCGGCAAGGTCGAGTACCGCGTCGCCCTCGACATCCCCACCGCCACCTACTACGTGCGCGCCTACGCGCTCGACGCCTCCGGCACGCAGGTCGCCTACGGCCAGACACTGCGCACCGCTACCTTCAACATCGTCAGTATCAGAGGCATCAACACCTCCATCAAGGTCGCCTCCGGCGTTTTCTCCACCTTCTCTGCCGTCTccctcgtcttcttcttcttcattctcTAA
- the LOC109751724 gene encoding uncharacterized protein, with translation MVLEDESSDDQSSLPYMHSSSTDGLNEVPFSIEDLDYKGLELDVMSPCEKHGMASERFVAFEGTDTGRRFLACAQPAGSNCGFVEWVDHQWPPTMHNALLKLWAMVEDAKTVRVNDNLESSFTIHHLTEEKNKLDANYDKLVQDVHELMNFQEDKVVDFRHLQSAITYQQEVRKELIDDMKAQMASEMAKKDEETQKLTLKYELLLNLTRAQATVIQNLKLNKMKEKQVLTEASMNLELKNSELTKCQEKLTQEKLELKLEVADLLKGKEKHIEEKWQLEFQNEKLKEKFRGIHAILEK, from the exons ATGGTTTTGGAGGACGAAAGCAGCGACGACCAGTCTAGCCTCCCGTACATGCATTCTTCCTCCACAGACGGTCTCAACGAG GTCCCTTTCAGCATTGAAGATCTAGATTACAAGGGGCTTGAGCTGGATGTGATGTCTCCATGTGAGAAGCACGGCATGGCATCTGAGAGATTTGTTGCCTTTGAAGGAACAGACACAGGCAGGCGGTTTTTAGCATGTGCACAGCCG GCAGGTAGCAATTGTGGCTTTGTTGAATGGGTTGATCACCAGTGGCCCCCAACAATGCATAATGCATTGTTGAAGCTATGGGCAATGGTTGAAGATGCCAAAACTGTTAGGGTGAATGACAATCTTGAAAGTTCTTTCACTATCCACCATCTGACAGAAGAGAAGAACAAGCTGGATGCCAACTATGACAAGCTAGTCCAAGATGTGCATGAGCTGATGAACTTCCAGGAAGATAAGGTGGTGGATTTCAGACATCTGCAGTCTGCCATTACATATCAGCAGGAGGTAAGAAAAGAACTGATTGATGATATGAAGGCACAGATGGCAAGTGAGATGGCAAAGAAAGATGAAGAGACCCAGAAACTTACTCTCAAGTATGAGCTGCTGCTCAACCTGACAAGAGCTCAAGCAACAGTCATTCAGAACTTGAAGCTGAACAAAATGAAAGAGAAGCAAGTGCTTACTGAAGCTAGTATGAATTTGGAGCTGAAGAATTCAGAGCTAACAAAGTGTCAGGAGAAGCTCACCCAAGAGAAGCTAGAGTTGAAGCTTGAGGTTGCTGATCTGCTTAAGGGAAAAGAAAAGCATATTGAAGAGAAGTGGCAGTTAGAGTTTCAGAATGAAAAGTTGAAGGAGAAGTTCAGGGGGATTCATGCCATCTTGGAGAAGTGA